Proteins co-encoded in one Daphnia carinata strain CSIRO-1 chromosome 3, CSIRO_AGI_Dcar_HiC_V3, whole genome shotgun sequence genomic window:
- the LOC130704477 gene encoding M-phase inducer phosphatase 2-like isoform X2 has protein sequence MHTCDRTMSYWNWKQLSLTEKSLRSLALTSGELLGSLSEKENSYTSIRSFAAAVASPEKPKSAEDFISRRSPRRLALTRLDVNSPNKARVDINSPIKTNFAKPAQPVSSGIPSTRLPSIEDVDSQDSGCFPEDSKYFKYPEPLCHRRMSDRNTSPASIRSSSSSLSAGGSQKYDGPVKLDFSFMSNGDDEGIPDELYEEEDQGLPTSVSLSQLIATPLSERATRQFSHEDSLSPPAYSVAKTKVDESMGHNEFLRVPKEAAVVEKFGRPSFRRSQSMFDQATPTTRNACYDSPLNQSPVARGLFLQDEDSGSSPLPPLGLHALRLRMQPSRVIQPVGGPPFKRSEPSSADSAVQQQENKRRKDDNDDRPVFTSLDHNVGNNNKTAALSRLPHRIQRCHSETEATIMRALQRSTEEPDLIGDFTRPFALPLTAGKHQDLKCITPQTLVDLINGKFQDYVEKYTIIDCRYPYEYENGHINDAVNLWTKDMVWSVFMEGKRQQAPSTTHDQEKKRNILIFHCEFSSERGPALSRFLRNKDRDDNKDNYPALHWPEVYLLLGGYKAFYEQFDEMCEPRGYLPMNQQGREEELRKCRAKTKSCNGEGKSGRPLTKSTSRRLELL, from the exons ATGCATACCTGTGATCGCACTATGTCCTATTGGAACTGGAAACAGTTGTCTCTCACTGAAAAAAGCCTTAG atCTCTAGCCCTCACCAGCGGCGAATTACTGGGTTCGCtgagtgaaaaagaaaacagctaCACTTCAATTCGATCCTTTGCCGCCGCCGTTGCTTCCCCCGAAAAGCCCAAGAGCGCCGAGGACTTTATCAGCAGACGCAGTCCGCGCCGACTGGCTCTAACCCGTCTCGACGTCAACAGTCCCAACAAGGCTCGTGTCGACATCAACAGTCCCATCAAG ACAAACTTCGCTAAGCCTGCTCAGCCCGTGTCGTCTGGCATTCCGTCGACACGCCTTCCAAGTATAGAGGATGTTGACTCTCAAGACAGTGGCTGCTTTCCGGAAGACTCCAAATACTTCAA GTATCCAGAGCCCTTGTGCCACCGTCGGATGTCGGACCGCAACACCAGCCCTGCCTCTATACGCTCCAGCAGTAGTTCCCTGAGTGCTG GTGGTTCACAAAAGTACGACGGGCCAGTTAAACTGGACTTCAGTTTCATGTCTAACGGAGATGATGAGGGAATCCCCGACGAGTTGTACGAG GAGGAAGACCAGGGTTTACCCACCTCAGTTTCACTGAGTCAGCTGATCGCTACCCCGCTTAGCGAGCGCGCCACTAGACAGTTCAGTCATGAAGACAGTCTGTCTCCTCCAGCCTACAGTGTCGCCAAGACTAAGGTTGACGAGTCTATGGGCCATAATGAATTCCTCCGTGTCCCCAAAGAAGCTGCCGTCGTCGAAAAGTTCGGCCGACCTTCGTTCCGGCGGTCACAATCCATGTTCGACCAGGCTACCCCAACT ACGCGCAATGCGTGCTACGATTCGCCTTTGAATCAGTCTCCTGTAGCCCGTGGCCTGTTCCTTCAGGATGAAGACTCTGGATCGAGCCCCCTTCCCCCCCTAGGCCTACATGCCTTGAGATTGCGTATGCAGCCCTCACGAGTAATTCAGCCG GTTGGAGGTCCCCCATTCAAGAGGAGCGAGCCCTCGTCTGCGGATTCCGCTGTCCAACagcaggaaaacaaaaggcggAAGGACGACAATGACGACCGACCCGTGTTCACAAGTTTGGATCACAATGTcgggaacaacaacaaaacggcGGCTCTGTCGAGGCTACCCCATCGGATCCAGAGATGCCATTCGGAGACGGAAGCCACTATTATGCGCGCCCTTCAACGAT CTACGGAAGAGCCTGACCTCATCGGAGATTTTACCCGACCCTTTGCGCTACCGCTAACGGCAGGAAAACATCAGGATTTAAAGTGTATTACGCCGCAGACCTTGGTAGATTTGATCAACGGCAAATTCCAGGATTACGTAGAAAAATATACCATCATTGATTGCAG ATATCCGTATGAGTACGAGAACGGCCATATTAACGATGCCGTCAACCTGTGGACCAAAGATATGGTGTGGAGCGTCTTTATGGAGGGGAAAAGACAGCAAGCCCCGTCGACCACCCACGATcaggagaagaagaggaacaTCCTCATTTTCCACTGTGAATTCTCTTCCGAGAGAGGACCAGCTCT CTCTCGGTTTTTGCGTAACAAGGACCGCGATGACAACAAGGACAATTACCCGGCCCTTCACTGGCCTGAGGTCTACCTACTCCTCGGTGGCTACAAGGCCTTCTACGAGCAGTTTGACGAAATGTGTGAACCCAGAGGCTACCTGCCCATGAACCAGCAGGGTCGCGAAGAAGAGCTGCGCAAGTGCCGAGCTAAAACCAAGTCTTGCAACGGCGAAGGCAAGTCGGGCCGACCGTTAACGAAATCTACCTCTCGACGATTAGAATTGCTTTAA
- the LOC130704477 gene encoding M-phase inducer phosphatase 2-like isoform X1: MESENSTGKSRPKSQRNLNLESSQRLPNLSKIKSNNFEMAVMSPMTNLVHNLSGASLDSTPKRRFLSHDNLDADMETFVGTKGSLALTSGELLGSLSEKENSYTSIRSFAAAVASPEKPKSAEDFISRRSPRRLALTRLDVNSPNKARVDINSPIKTNFAKPAQPVSSGIPSTRLPSIEDVDSQDSGCFPEDSKYFKYPEPLCHRRMSDRNTSPASIRSSSSSLSAGGSQKYDGPVKLDFSFMSNGDDEGIPDELYEEEDQGLPTSVSLSQLIATPLSERATRQFSHEDSLSPPAYSVAKTKVDESMGHNEFLRVPKEAAVVEKFGRPSFRRSQSMFDQATPTTRNACYDSPLNQSPVARGLFLQDEDSGSSPLPPLGLHALRLRMQPSRVIQPVGGPPFKRSEPSSADSAVQQQENKRRKDDNDDRPVFTSLDHNVGNNNKTAALSRLPHRIQRCHSETEATIMRALQRSTEEPDLIGDFTRPFALPLTAGKHQDLKCITPQTLVDLINGKFQDYVEKYTIIDCRYPYEYENGHINDAVNLWTKDMVWSVFMEGKRQQAPSTTHDQEKKRNILIFHCEFSSERGPALSRFLRNKDRDDNKDNYPALHWPEVYLLLGGYKAFYEQFDEMCEPRGYLPMNQQGREEELRKCRAKTKSCNGEGKSGRPLTKSTSRRLELL, encoded by the exons ATGGAAAGTGAGAACAGCACTGGGAAGTCTCGTCCCAAAAGTCAACGAAACTTAAATTTGGAATCCAGTCAAAGGCTACCCAATCtcagcaaaataaaatcaaataattttgaaatggcTGTGATGTCTCCCATGACCAACTTGGTGCATAACCTGAGCGGTGCCAGCCTGGACTCAACTCCAAAAAGAAGATTCTTATCTCATG atAACTTGGACGCGGACATGGAAACCTTCGTAGGCACCAAAGG atCTCTAGCCCTCACCAGCGGCGAATTACTGGGTTCGCtgagtgaaaaagaaaacagctaCACTTCAATTCGATCCTTTGCCGCCGCCGTTGCTTCCCCCGAAAAGCCCAAGAGCGCCGAGGACTTTATCAGCAGACGCAGTCCGCGCCGACTGGCTCTAACCCGTCTCGACGTCAACAGTCCCAACAAGGCTCGTGTCGACATCAACAGTCCCATCAAG ACAAACTTCGCTAAGCCTGCTCAGCCCGTGTCGTCTGGCATTCCGTCGACACGCCTTCCAAGTATAGAGGATGTTGACTCTCAAGACAGTGGCTGCTTTCCGGAAGACTCCAAATACTTCAA GTATCCAGAGCCCTTGTGCCACCGTCGGATGTCGGACCGCAACACCAGCCCTGCCTCTATACGCTCCAGCAGTAGTTCCCTGAGTGCTG GTGGTTCACAAAAGTACGACGGGCCAGTTAAACTGGACTTCAGTTTCATGTCTAACGGAGATGATGAGGGAATCCCCGACGAGTTGTACGAG GAGGAAGACCAGGGTTTACCCACCTCAGTTTCACTGAGTCAGCTGATCGCTACCCCGCTTAGCGAGCGCGCCACTAGACAGTTCAGTCATGAAGACAGTCTGTCTCCTCCAGCCTACAGTGTCGCCAAGACTAAGGTTGACGAGTCTATGGGCCATAATGAATTCCTCCGTGTCCCCAAAGAAGCTGCCGTCGTCGAAAAGTTCGGCCGACCTTCGTTCCGGCGGTCACAATCCATGTTCGACCAGGCTACCCCAACT ACGCGCAATGCGTGCTACGATTCGCCTTTGAATCAGTCTCCTGTAGCCCGTGGCCTGTTCCTTCAGGATGAAGACTCTGGATCGAGCCCCCTTCCCCCCCTAGGCCTACATGCCTTGAGATTGCGTATGCAGCCCTCACGAGTAATTCAGCCG GTTGGAGGTCCCCCATTCAAGAGGAGCGAGCCCTCGTCTGCGGATTCCGCTGTCCAACagcaggaaaacaaaaggcggAAGGACGACAATGACGACCGACCCGTGTTCACAAGTTTGGATCACAATGTcgggaacaacaacaaaacggcGGCTCTGTCGAGGCTACCCCATCGGATCCAGAGATGCCATTCGGAGACGGAAGCCACTATTATGCGCGCCCTTCAACGAT CTACGGAAGAGCCTGACCTCATCGGAGATTTTACCCGACCCTTTGCGCTACCGCTAACGGCAGGAAAACATCAGGATTTAAAGTGTATTACGCCGCAGACCTTGGTAGATTTGATCAACGGCAAATTCCAGGATTACGTAGAAAAATATACCATCATTGATTGCAG ATATCCGTATGAGTACGAGAACGGCCATATTAACGATGCCGTCAACCTGTGGACCAAAGATATGGTGTGGAGCGTCTTTATGGAGGGGAAAAGACAGCAAGCCCCGTCGACCACCCACGATcaggagaagaagaggaacaTCCTCATTTTCCACTGTGAATTCTCTTCCGAGAGAGGACCAGCTCT CTCTCGGTTTTTGCGTAACAAGGACCGCGATGACAACAAGGACAATTACCCGGCCCTTCACTGGCCTGAGGTCTACCTACTCCTCGGTGGCTACAAGGCCTTCTACGAGCAGTTTGACGAAATGTGTGAACCCAGAGGCTACCTGCCCATGAACCAGCAGGGTCGCGAAGAAGAGCTGCGCAAGTGCCGAGCTAAAACCAAGTCTTGCAACGGCGAAGGCAAGTCGGGCCGACCGTTAACGAAATCTACCTCTCGACGATTAGAATTGCTTTAA